From a region of the Calonectris borealis chromosome 2, bCalBor7.hap1.2, whole genome shotgun sequence genome:
- the RALA gene encoding ras-related protein Ral-A: protein MATNKPKGQNSLALHKVIMVGSGGVGKSALTLQFMYDEFVEDYEPTKADSYRKKVVLDGEEVQIDILDTAGQEDYAAIRDNYFRSGEGFLCVFSITELESFAATADFREQILRVKEDENVPFLLVGNKSDLEDKRQVSVEEAKNRADQWNVNYVETSAKTRANVDKVFFDLMREIRARKMEDSKEKNGKKKRKSLAKRIRERCCIL, encoded by the exons ATGGCAACAAATAAGCCTAAAGGACAGAATTCATTGGCTTTACACAAAGTCATCATGGTGGGAAGCGGTGGTGTAGGAAAATCTGCTTTAACACTACAGTTTATGTATGATGAG tttgttgAAGATTATGAGCCCACCAAAGCAGACAGCTACAGGAAGAAGGTAGTTCTGGATGGGGAAGAAGTCCAGATTGATATATTGgacacagcagggcaggaggacTATGCTGCAATTAGAGACAACTACTTCCGAAGTGGAGAAGGCTTTCTTTGCGTCTTCTCTATTACAGAGCTGGAATCCTTTGCAGCGACTGCAGACTTCAG ggaGCAGATCTTAAGAGTGAAAGAAGATGAGAATGTTCCTTTTTTGCTAGTTGGTAACAAATCAGATTTGGAAGATAAAAGGCAAGTTTCTGTAGAGGAAGCAAAAAACAGAGCTGATCAGTGGAATGTTAACTATGTGGAAACTTCAGCAAAAACACGAGCTAATGTTGACAAG gtttttttcgaTTTAATGAGAGAAATTAGAGCCAGAAAAAtggaagacagcaaagaaaagaatgggaagaagaaaagaaaaagcctagCTAAGAGGATCAGAGAAAGATGTTGCATTTTATAA